AGGGTCTGCCTAACAGCGTTGAATTTATAGGGTCGTTTCCGATTGACGGCGGTATGGGCGTTCGTTCGCATAACATAAGTATCGATACAGCTAAAGGTTTCGCGTACCTCGTAGGCAATTCCTCCAATTGGGTGACCATCCTTGACCTATCAAACCCTGAATCGCCGCAGTTTGTCAACGGTTTCAACGGCAATTAGATCCACGACCTGTACGCCAGAAATGATACGGTTTACCTTGCGGAAGGGAATTCATCTTATTTCAGCATCTGGGATCTTACGGACAAAAACGATCCGGTGCTCCTCCTTAGGAAAGAGATACCGAACTCGGGATTAGTACATAATATCTGGCCCACCGACGACGGTAAGTATGTCGTAACGACAGAAGAAACCGCAGGAAAAACGGTAAAAATATGGAACGTTTCGGATTACGACAACGTTTTTATTGCCGGCGAATGGCTTGGAGCAAGCAGCCTGGCTCACAACGCGCAGGTAATGGGCGATCTTGTTTTCGTCAGTCACTACCAATCGGGAGTCTCTGTGCTCGACATCAGCGACCCTTCCAACCCCGTAGAAATAGCTAATTTCGACACCTATCTTCCGGGAAATCTTCCTCAGTTCAACGGCTGCTGGGGCGTTTACCAGTATACGTCCGACGGGACGATCTTCACAAGCGACATTGAGGGGAGGCTGACGGTTATCAATTTCGACCGTACCGCGGTAGGGGTCGCACATGAAATAGATGCGCTGCCGGCTCAACCGCTGCTGATAGGCAATTACCCCAACCCGTTCAATCCGCAGACTACCATAGAATTCTATCTACCGGAAGCAGGAAGCGTCAATCTGAGTCTCTTTAATCTCAGGGGGGAGCTGATTCAGGTTTTAGCTGACGGCGATTTAGTCGCGGGTCATCATGCCTATTCATGGTCGGGAAAAGATGCGGCTGCCGGTATATATTTCTACAGGTTGATCACAGACCACACCGTTAAAAGTGGAAAGATGCTGCTGATTAAATAAGGCGGGGCTATTCAAAGGAAAACTCCCACCAACGGCGCCACTAATCCCGCTGAAAGCGGGACACTCCTTATGTTCCCTCCTTCCTGCCTGGCATCCCCGCCAGACCGACGTCCTGCCCGCCAAGCGGTCAGACGGGCGGGCTTGGAGTCGAACAGGGAAAAGGAAGGGAATTATCCCATCTTCGATGGGATTTGTAGGGACAACTCACGAGTTGTCCGGGGCGATTCCTGAATCGCCCCTACACCCACTTCCGGCGGCAAGCTTACCCATAAGATAATTATCCCAACAAGAGCGTTTCATTTATTCGGTTTAGCTTGTATCTTTTGGCGGTCTTTATATGCCTGACACTAAAAAACATACGTATTTCTTTTCCGATGCGCACCTGATATCCGGCGGATATGAGCAGAACCGTGAACAGAACAATAAGGTAGTCGAATTCCTGAAATATGTCTCGGAAAACGGCAAAAGACTCTTTATAGTGGGTGATCTCTTCGATTTCTGGTTTGAGTACAAGCATTCCATTCCCCAGACAGACCCGAGAGTACTCGGCAGCATAGCAGAAGCGGTTGACCGGGGAGTAGAAGTCCACTACAGCAGCGGTAATCATGACCTTTGGCTCGGAAAGTACCTTAGTGATGTCGTAGGCGTTGAAATACACGACGGGGCATTTGAAACGGAAATAGACGGCAAGCGGTTTTTCATAGCGCACGGCGACGGGCTGTTCAAAAAAGACCGGGGATACAGGTTAATGAAGGCATTTTTCAGGAATCCGGTTGCCATTCGGATCTTTAGAATGATTCACCCCGATCTGGGAGTACGCTTAGCGAAGCTCTTTTCAAAAACGAGCAGAGAAAATCCGATCACGGAATCCAGCCGTTCCGAACGC
This genomic window from Candidatus Neomarinimicrobiota bacterium contains:
- a CDS encoding T9SS type A sorting domain-containing protein, whose translation is MLLLRKEIPNSGLVHNIWPTDDGKYVVTTEETAGKTVKIWNVSDYDNVFIAGEWLGASSLAHNAQVMGDLVFVSHYQSGVSVLDISDPSNPVEIANFDTYLPGNLPQFNGCWGVYQYTSDGTIFTSDIEGRLTVINFDRTAVGVAHEIDALPAQPLLIGNYPNPFNPQTTIEFYLPEAGSVNLSLFNLRGELIQVLADGDLVAGHHAYSWSGKDAAAGIYFYRLITDHTVKSGKMLLIK
- a CDS encoding UDP-2,3-diacylglucosamine diphosphatase translates to MPDTKKHTYFFSDAHLISGGYEQNREQNNKVVEFLKYVSENGKRLFIVGDLFDFWFEYKHSIPQTDPRVLGSIAEAVDRGVEVHYSSGNHDLWLGKYLSDVVGVEIHDGAFETEIDGKRFFIAHGDGLFKKDRGYRLMKAFFRNPVAIRIFRMIHPDLGVRLAKLFSKTSRENPITESSRSERKKLMRNFARIKFAEGFDYVLLGHIHEPDMISEKSTVYINLGDWITHFTYGLFDGKDLSLRYWKGLPKE